One stretch of Vulgatibacter sp. DNA includes these proteins:
- a CDS encoding LPP20 family lipoprotein → MKRFALLGIVAALVVGGAACSSTPEPPGNHVRDELAGAPDWVRKGCVAFWDDEDDRKICGVGSAGGTRNAGLARSGAVARARTEIARTLQVQVESMLKDYQATTTGGQDFGNAAADDQHLVDVGRQITDMTLSGTEMIDSWISDSGTFYAIVALDTERFKDAVSKMQNLSDSVRRAVIERADEAFRDLDEQLDKRRER, encoded by the coding sequence ATGAAGCGCTTCGCTCTTTTGGGGATCGTCGCTGCGCTGGTGGTCGGAGGGGCGGCCTGCTCCTCGACGCCGGAGCCGCCGGGCAACCACGTGCGCGACGAGCTCGCCGGCGCGCCGGACTGGGTGCGCAAAGGCTGTGTCGCCTTCTGGGACGACGAGGACGATCGGAAGATCTGCGGCGTCGGCTCCGCAGGCGGCACCCGCAACGCCGGCCTCGCCAGGAGCGGCGCCGTCGCCAGGGCGCGGACCGAGATCGCGCGGACGCTGCAGGTGCAGGTCGAGTCGATGCTCAAGGACTACCAGGCGACCACCACCGGCGGGCAGGACTTCGGCAACGCCGCCGCCGACGATCAGCACCTCGTCGACGTGGGCCGGCAGATCACCGACATGACGCTCTCGGGCACGGAGATGATCGACTCCTGGATCTCGGACAGCGGCACCTTCTACGCGATCGTCGCCCTCGACACCGAGCGCTTCAAGGACGCGGTCAGCAAGATGCAGAACCTCTCGGACAGCGTGCGCCGCGCGGTGATCGAGAGGGCCGACGAGGCCTTCCGCGATCTCGACGAGCAGCTCGACAAGCGCCGGGAGCGGTAG
- a CDS encoding NfeD family protein yields the protein MPSIYLLCGLVGLGWSVINLILGQAGGHDAAHGDLHVGGSFGAGGNGTGHGEAIADPQADLSLPLFSPTAIAGYLTGFGATGYGLVGGLGVESPFVHVPASLVGAAALGLGVAWGTVKLLQAGETGSAQRRQALAGSSGELTVGIPTGGVGEVAFLVGGTRSTAPARSWDGASIPRGAAVRIVRADESTFVVQPAAERALAPLLADAFRD from the coding sequence ATGCCCAGCATCTACCTGCTCTGCGGATTGGTCGGTCTCGGCTGGTCGGTGATCAACCTGATCCTCGGCCAGGCTGGGGGCCACGACGCTGCCCACGGCGACCTCCACGTCGGCGGGTCCTTCGGCGCAGGGGGCAACGGCACGGGCCACGGCGAGGCGATCGCCGACCCGCAGGCCGATCTCTCGCTGCCCCTCTTCTCCCCCACGGCGATTGCCGGCTACCTCACCGGCTTCGGCGCCACCGGCTACGGCCTGGTCGGCGGGCTCGGGGTGGAGAGCCCGTTCGTCCACGTGCCCGCCTCGCTCGTCGGCGCCGCAGCCCTCGGCCTCGGCGTCGCCTGGGGCACGGTGAAGCTGCTGCAGGCAGGCGAGACCGGGAGCGCGCAGCGGCGGCAGGCCCTCGCAGGCAGCAGCGGCGAACTCACCGTGGGGATCCCGACCGGCGGCGTGGGCGAGGTGGCCTTCCTCGTCGGCGGCACCCGCTCCACCGCACCGGCCCGGTCCTGGGACGGCGCTTCCATCCCCCGCGGCGCCGCGGTGCGAATCGTCCGCGCCGACGAGTCGACCTTCGTGGTGCAGCCCGCAGCGGAGCGCGCCCTCGCGCCGCTCCTCGCCGACGCCTTTCGCGACTGA
- a CDS encoding HdeD family acid-resistance protein encodes MNTLVRNWWAIALRGAVAILFGLLLLFLPGISLGFLILLFGSFAIVDGVFTLISAVRSARAHERWGSLALVGVTGIVVGLFAWMWPAVTAAALAFLIGAWAFITGVLEIVASVKLRKQITGEFWLGLSGALSVLFAILVFANPAAGALAVVWLIGLYAVLFGASLIGLSLRLRSLGHARERRHVTV; translated from the coding sequence GTGAACACGCTGGTTCGCAATTGGTGGGCGATCGCACTCCGTGGCGCGGTGGCGATCCTCTTCGGTCTCCTGCTCCTCTTCCTGCCGGGGATCAGCCTGGGCTTCCTCATCCTGCTCTTCGGCTCGTTCGCCATCGTGGATGGCGTCTTCACCCTGATCTCTGCGGTGCGCAGCGCGAGGGCCCACGAACGGTGGGGCTCGCTGGCGCTGGTGGGCGTCACCGGCATCGTCGTCGGCCTCTTCGCCTGGATGTGGCCCGCGGTCACCGCCGCGGCGCTCGCCTTCCTCATCGGCGCCTGGGCCTTCATCACCGGTGTGCTCGAGATCGTCGCCTCGGTGAAGCTGCGCAAGCAGATCACCGGCGAGTTCTGGCTCGGGCTCTCGGGGGCGCTCTCGGTGCTCTTCGCGATCCTCGTCTTCGCCAACCCGGCTGCGGGCGCGCTCGCCGTGGTCTGGCTCATCGGCCTCTACGCCGTGCTCTTCGGGGCGTCGCTCATCGGCCTGTCGCTGCGGCTGCGCTCCCTCGGCCATGCCCGCGAGCGCCGCCACGTGACGGTCTGA
- a CDS encoding flotillin family protein gives MSLPFGGELLVAALGILIFLVAVTLALLSRYKKVGPNEALIISGLVRNRTIDPTKSLGFKIQVGGGAFVWPAIQKADILSLEVMTIHVHTPEVVTELGIPIRVDGIAQIKVDSTNVAIATAAEQFLGRGRNEIMNVALQTVEGHLRAILGTMNVEDIYKNREAFAQKVQEVAAPDMAHMGLRIVSFTLRDISDANGYLDALGKPRLAEVKRDAAVKESMAHAQAEIAQAEANRDAAIRSAAAKKEGDVARFAAETEVALASRDFESKQAEFTASVNQKKAEADLAYDLSRFKKAQEVKKEEIAVAVVEKEQLISVQEREILRAQKELEATVQKPADARRYAAQVDADAEKYRLTAEAEGRASAARASGLADAEVLRATGLADAEAIKARGSAEAEVVRLRGLAEAEAMRKKAEAFQSYNAAAVVEMFTSMLPELAKAVSEPLSKMEKMVVINSGGEGGGASKVTQDVANIVAQLPPVVEGISGVSLAQVMKHVPGIGAAFAAAEEEKAEEKRGFVTANEAMGLPTPEELEAARRR, from the coding sequence ATGTCCTTGCCATTCGGAGGCGAGCTGCTCGTAGCCGCCCTCGGTATCCTGATCTTCCTCGTCGCCGTCACCCTGGCGCTGCTCTCCCGCTACAAGAAGGTCGGGCCCAACGAGGCGCTGATCATCTCGGGCCTGGTGCGGAATCGGACCATCGATCCGACCAAATCCCTTGGTTTCAAGATCCAGGTGGGCGGCGGCGCCTTCGTCTGGCCGGCGATCCAGAAGGCGGACATCCTCTCCCTCGAGGTGATGACCATCCACGTGCACACGCCCGAGGTGGTCACCGAGCTCGGCATCCCCATCCGCGTCGACGGCATCGCGCAGATCAAGGTCGACTCCACCAACGTCGCCATCGCCACCGCCGCCGAGCAGTTTCTCGGACGCGGGCGCAACGAGATCATGAACGTGGCGCTGCAGACGGTGGAAGGTCACCTCCGCGCCATCCTCGGCACCATGAACGTCGAGGACATCTACAAGAACCGCGAGGCCTTCGCGCAGAAGGTGCAGGAGGTGGCCGCGCCCGACATGGCGCACATGGGCCTGCGCATCGTCTCCTTCACCCTGCGGGACATCTCCGACGCCAACGGCTACCTCGACGCCCTCGGCAAGCCGCGCCTCGCCGAGGTGAAGCGCGACGCCGCGGTGAAGGAGTCGATGGCCCACGCCCAGGCGGAGATCGCCCAGGCGGAGGCCAACCGCGACGCGGCGATCCGCTCGGCGGCGGCGAAGAAGGAGGGCGACGTCGCCCGCTTCGCAGCGGAGACCGAGGTGGCGCTGGCGAGCCGCGACTTCGAGTCGAAGCAGGCGGAGTTCACGGCCAGCGTGAACCAGAAGAAGGCGGAGGCCGATCTCGCCTACGACCTCTCGCGCTTCAAGAAGGCGCAGGAGGTGAAGAAGGAGGAGATCGCCGTCGCCGTGGTGGAGAAGGAGCAGCTGATCTCGGTGCAGGAGCGCGAGATCCTCCGGGCCCAGAAGGAGCTCGAGGCCACGGTGCAGAAGCCCGCGGACGCCAGGCGCTACGCCGCGCAGGTGGACGCCGACGCGGAGAAATACCGCCTCACCGCCGAGGCGGAAGGGCGCGCCTCCGCTGCGCGGGCCTCGGGTCTCGCCGACGCCGAGGTGCTGCGCGCCACCGGTCTCGCCGACGCGGAGGCGATCAAGGCCCGCGGCTCGGCGGAGGCCGAGGTGGTGCGCCTGCGCGGCCTCGCCGAGGCGGAGGCGATGCGCAAGAAGGCGGAGGCCTTCCAGAGCTACAACGCCGCCGCCGTGGTGGAGATGTTCACTTCGATGCTCCCCGAGCTGGCGAAGGCGGTCTCCGAGCCGCTGTCGAAGATGGAGAAGATGGTGGTCATCAACTCCGGCGGGGAGGGCGGCGGTGCCTCGAAGGTGACCCAGGACGTGGCCAACATCGTGGCGCAGCTGCCGCCGGTGGTCGAAGGGATCAGCGGCGTCTCCCTGGCGCAGGTGATGAAGCACGTGCCGGGGATCGGCGCCGCCTTCGCTGCTGCGGAGGAGGAGAAGGCCGAGGAGAAGCGGGGCTTCGTCACCGCCAACGAGGCGATGGGCCTGCCCACGCCCGAGGAGCTCGAGGCGGCCCGCCGCCGCTGA